GGTATCGCCGATGATATCTACGGTAGGCGTAAAGCTGTAGTTATGATTATTGATGAAGGTAATACGTTCTGCCACGGGCAGCCAGTTAGCATCGAACAGGCTTAGTACGATGATGCCTGAGGGCAGGGTATTTACGGGTATGCTTCCACCGATAGCGGTAGTTTCGGTAAGGTCGACCTTAGCGCGATAGATCATCTGCTGTTGTAAGGTAGCAACGATGTAAAGCGTTTTAAGGTTATCGGGAGTATTGGCAGCGCGTTCTACGAGGAAGCTGCGCCTTGGGCCTGTACCTGAGACGGCCATGGTTACACCCGACTCTTTGGATTCGGGGAGCGCTGTTGTTTGTATTTTACCGTTGACATCTTTCCAGATGGCGGCATATTTTTGTCCGGCTACCGGTTCCATGTTTATAAAACCCATGCCATCGTACTGTGTAACAAAGGTGTCGATCTTAGTTCCCTGTGCGTCTACGATACGTCCTTTTACTGCAACCGGTTTGCCCCACTGATCGTTGGCTTTAAAAGCCAGTTTTGATTTCAGTCCTGCAATAAGATCACCGCTTTCGGGGAAGAAGCCGAGAGTGGTTTCTATTTTAGGAGGTGTGCCGTGAATGGGTTTTTGTACGACACGAAGGTCTTTGGTAAACAGGAAGGCGGAATCGAAATTTTTCATCCACTGTGTATAGGCTCTTACGTGTAAGATCTGGCTTTTAAAGGACGCTGGTATATCGAACTGGCCTTTCGCTGTTCCTTCGAGGAGTGGCGTTGCGGTATGAAGCAATACATTTCCTTCGGCATCGGTCCAGTCGACATAAAAGTTCTTACTGATATCGGACGGATAGATGCCTGCCATAAGGTAAGCTTTAAACCAAACAGTTTCTCCGGGAGAGTAGACCTGTTTATCGAAGTGGAGGTAAGCACGTTCCTGCTGATATTGCTCGCTCAACTGTGCCAGGGGTGCGTCGAGTTTCTGAGCAGAGAGTGTTGACATAACACCTAAAAGAGAACCCGCTGCTAAAAGATAACGTCCGAGTGTAGACATATTAGCTGATTATCAAAAGTTTACATTATCGAATTCTGTACAAGTTCGTTCAATTGCTTTTCTAAAAATAAGTTGTTTGTAACAGACAACGTGAGATTAGTAATAAACGGGCATGAATTTTATGCCTTCTTTACCACAGTTCCTGAATTTTAAGCATAAAGCTGCGTGAGGATCGGTATTTTTGAAACAAGACCTTATACCATACATACCCCCTATGATGCATATGAAAGCGATAGCTCTACAACCGGAGGAACAAGAACGATTGCATGAACTTAAAAGGTACGCATTGTTAGATAGTCCTGCCGAGAAAGAATACGATAGTATAGTACAATTGGCGTCGCAGTTATGCCAGGCGCCGATAGCGCTTATTTCCTTTATAGATGCGGAACGCGAGTGGTTTAAAGCAAAGACAGGCATTACTATTAGCGAAGTGCCGGCAGCATCTTTTCCGGGGAGTAAAGTAATTGAACAGAAAGGGTTATTACAGATACCTGATCTGCTGGAGGACGCCAATTCGTTTGTATTGTCTGCATTAACGGAGGAAATAACTCCCCGGTTTTATGCAGGTGTTGCTATTAGTTCCCCGGAAGGTTTTGTGCTGGGTGTATTAAGTGTGCTTGATACAAGGCCCTCGCGGGAACTTAGTGCAGACCAGGTTTTTGCGCTGGAAGCGCTTGCCGGTCAGGCTGAAAAGCTGATAGAGTTGCGTTTAAGGAAGAGTGAAACGCAGCGGATGATAAGTACGCAAAACCGGATCACTTCTATCATAGCTCATGATGTGCGAAACCCGTTGGCTGCGCTGAAAGCTATTATAGAGTTGAAGACTTCCGGTATGCTTACCGAGGAAGAAACAACGGAGATGTTAAGCATGTCGGCAAAGCAACTTGACGGAACGCTGGAGATGGTGGCGAACGTGGTAGATTGCGGCAAGCTACAGATAAAGACAAAGCTTCCCGAGAAGCAGGCTATAGATATACATGAGCAGGTATCGATGGCTTTTAATGCGCAGCAGCCTAAAGCAACAGCCAAGGGCTCCCAGTTATTTAATAGTGTGACGCCGGGCTTAACTGTTGACCTGGATATAGAGACGCAGGTGCTTCAGTTTATACTGCGCAACCTGTTGGATAATGCCATCAAGTTCACAGAAAACGGCAGTGTTACGGTTCGTGCGCAAAACGTTTATGGCCGGCTGGAGCTGCAAGTGAGCGACACGGGTGTTGGCATAGCTGCGGCTAAAGTTCCCCATCTTTTTGATTTGCAGAAAAATAACAGTACACCTGGTACGCGGGGCGAGAAAGGCAGCGGGCTGGGTTTGATACTGGTGCGGGAGTTACTTGAGAAGCTGCGGGGAAGGATACAGATAGAAAGCCAGGAACAGTCGGGGACGACGGTTACCATAGTTTTATAGCACTGTGACTCAAAGATGTTA
The Filimonas effusa genome window above contains:
- a CDS encoding GAF domain-containing sensor histidine kinase, with translation MKAIALQPEEQERLHELKRYALLDSPAEKEYDSIVQLASQLCQAPIALISFIDAEREWFKAKTGITISEVPAASFPGSKVIEQKGLLQIPDLLEDANSFVLSALTEEITPRFYAGVAISSPEGFVLGVLSVLDTRPSRELSADQVFALEALAGQAEKLIELRLRKSETQRMISTQNRITSIIAHDVRNPLAALKAIIELKTSGMLTEEETTEMLSMSAKQLDGTLEMVANVVDCGKLQIKTKLPEKQAIDIHEQVSMAFNAQQPKATAKGSQLFNSVTPGLTVDLDIETQVLQFILRNLLDNAIKFTENGSVTVRAQNVYGRLELQVSDTGVGIAAAKVPHLFDLQKNNSTPGTRGEKGSGLGLILVRELLEKLRGRIQIESQEQSGTTVTIVL